One region of Romeriopsis navalis LEGE 11480 genomic DNA includes:
- a CDS encoding Rqc2 family fibronectin-binding protein, protein MQPVDFTTLMASCCELQQMLLPARLEQVYQRDRWTICLALRTLEGRRWLSISWHRQAARIGIEDAPPKQPDTFTFSQQLWHQLGGLALVEIVIVSPWERLVELRFAKRPGDPIAGHIYVEIMGQYSNAVLVSQEGLIITAAHQVSERQSRLRPIQTGARYELPPTLIADIPSLEESLTNWQEKIRLIPGKLRKNLTSLYRGLSSSLVKSMLQCSQIDWDISTDELNPQQWQQLFKVWQFWLKTIESETFSPHWTDTGYTVIDWASFPQISSNNQKNVTSLQVILKEYYSDRLAEQIFQQLRHQLQQRLQYLLKRLKGKRQGFLDRLDDSEKTAQVKQQADLLMAHLQQWQPGMRTIEIIDFESHEPVTISLSPDKNAVQNAQALYKKHQKLKRSRGAITPLLNAVQSEVDYLEQVTIAIAQLETGQTQIDLTTLEEIRDELVTAGYVVASEYQRPRRTIDSATQPHRFSSPSGYEILVGRNNRQNDQLTFRTATDYDLWFHTQQIHGSHVLLRLDAGSQPSDADLQHAADLATYFSQARDSEQAPIVYTAPKHVYKPKGANLGMVIYKHETVIWGKPQRAKQLINPARDSQSAATAN, encoded by the coding sequence GTGCAACCCGTCGATTTCACTACACTTATGGCATCCTGTTGCGAGCTGCAACAGATGCTTTTGCCCGCTCGATTAGAGCAGGTTTATCAGCGCGATCGCTGGACGATTTGCCTCGCCCTACGCACCCTTGAAGGACGCCGCTGGCTCAGCATTTCTTGGCACCGACAGGCGGCCCGGATCGGCATCGAAGATGCGCCACCGAAACAACCTGATACATTCACCTTCAGCCAACAACTATGGCATCAGCTAGGGGGATTAGCATTAGTTGAAATTGTAATCGTTTCACCATGGGAACGCTTAGTAGAACTACGCTTTGCGAAACGTCCTGGCGATCCCATTGCAGGGCACATTTATGTAGAAATTATGGGGCAATATAGCAATGCAGTTTTAGTCAGTCAGGAAGGTCTGATTATCACTGCAGCACATCAGGTCAGTGAACGACAATCTCGACTTCGGCCAATTCAGACGGGGGCACGCTACGAGCTTCCACCAACATTAATTGCCGATATCCCCAGCTTAGAGGAATCCCTGACAAATTGGCAGGAAAAAATTCGCCTTATTCCGGGGAAACTGCGTAAAAATTTGACTTCTCTCTATCGCGGCTTAAGTTCTTCATTAGTCAAATCAATGTTGCAATGCAGCCAAATTGACTGGGATATTTCAACAGATGAATTAAATCCACAACAATGGCAGCAACTGTTTAAAGTTTGGCAGTTTTGGCTCAAAACCATCGAATCAGAAACTTTTTCCCCCCACTGGACCGACACCGGATATACCGTGATTGATTGGGCAAGTTTTCCTCAAATTTCTTCCAACAATCAGAAAAATGTCACATCACTTCAAGTAATTTTGAAGGAATATTACAGCGATCGCTTAGCCGAACAGATTTTCCAACAGTTGCGCCACCAACTCCAACAACGTTTGCAATATTTACTGAAACGCCTCAAGGGCAAACGTCAAGGTTTTCTCGATCGCCTCGATGACTCCGAAAAAACCGCCCAAGTAAAACAACAAGCGGATTTGTTGATGGCACATCTACAGCAATGGCAACCGGGCATGCGCACCATTGAAATCATCGACTTTGAAAGTCATGAGCCCGTGACAATCTCCCTGAGTCCCGACAAAAACGCGGTGCAAAATGCCCAAGCACTCTATAAAAAGCATCAGAAACTCAAGCGATCACGCGGGGCAATCACCCCGCTACTCAATGCCGTACAGTCAGAAGTCGATTATCTCGAGCAAGTTACTATCGCGATCGCGCAGCTGGAAACCGGTCAAACCCAAATCGATCTGACCACGCTTGAAGAAATTCGTGATGAATTAGTCACAGCCGGCTACGTCGTTGCCTCGGAATATCAGCGCCCCCGTAGAACGATCGACTCAGCAACCCAACCGCACCGCTTTAGCAGTCCGAGTGGCTACGAAATTCTCGTCGGCCGGAATAATCGCCAAAATGATCAACTGACTTTCCGCACCGCCACCGACTACGATCTCTGGTTTCACACACAGCAGATTCACGGCAGTCACGTCTTACTCCGCTTAGATGCGGGCAGCCAACCGAGCGATGCCGATTTGCAGCACGCCGCTGACCTTGCAACATATTTCAGCCAAGCCCGCGATAGCGAGCAAGCACCGATCGTCTACACCGCGCCCAAACACGTTTACAAACCTAAAGGGGCAAACCTGGGTATGGTGATTTACAAACACGAAACCGTAATTTGGGGGAAGCCCCAACGCGCTAAGCAATTGATCAATCCCGCGCGGGATAGCCAGTCTGCCGCCACAGCTAATTGA
- the remA gene encoding extracellular matrix/biofilm regulator RemA — protein sequence MDIKLINIGFGNIVSANRVIAIVSPESAPIKRIITEARERGELIDATYGRRTRAVIITDSGHVVLSAIQPETVANRFVVSKENLAEA from the coding sequence ATGGACATTAAATTAATCAATATCGGTTTTGGCAATATCGTTTCGGCGAACCGCGTAATTGCAATTGTCAGTCCAGAATCAGCGCCTATCAAGCGTATCATCACAGAAGCCCGGGAACGGGGTGAACTGATTGATGCGACCTATGGTCGCCGCACCCGCGCTGTCATTATCACTGATTCCGGTCATGTCGTCCTGTCAGCCATTCAGCCCGAAACCGTCGCAAATCGGTTTGTGGTGAGTAAGGAGAATCTGGCGGAGGCCTGA
- the gmk gene encoding guanylate kinase: MTMQHAIGKLIVLTGPSGAGKGTLLKALLAEHPELYVSISATTRSPRPGEVHGQHYFFLERAEFDQMVADGNLLEWAEFAGNCYGTPRQPVAEQIAAGKTVILEIELEGARQVRASFPEAYRIFILPPSFDELENRLRGRGTESDEVISRRMTRAKDEIAAANEFDIQIVNDQVERAVQELATIVFPVDTPVPTSV, translated from the coding sequence ATGACGATGCAGCATGCAATTGGTAAATTGATTGTCCTGACGGGACCCAGTGGGGCGGGCAAGGGGACTTTGCTGAAGGCGTTACTCGCTGAGCATCCTGAACTATATGTGTCAATTTCTGCGACAACCCGATCGCCCCGGCCCGGCGAGGTGCATGGTCAGCATTATTTTTTCCTCGAGCGGGCGGAATTTGACCAGATGGTCGCGGATGGCAACTTACTGGAGTGGGCGGAGTTTGCGGGTAATTGCTATGGGACACCGCGTCAGCCGGTCGCCGAGCAGATTGCCGCCGGTAAGACTGTAATTTTAGAAATTGAGCTCGAGGGGGCGCGGCAGGTTCGCGCGAGTTTCCCTGAGGCGTATCGTATTTTCATTTTGCCTCCGTCATTTGACGAGTTGGAAAATCGCCTGCGCGGTCGTGGGACGGAATCCGATGAGGTTATATCGCGGCGGATGACCCGTGCGAAGGATGAAATTGCCGCCGCCAATGAGTTTGATATTCAGATTGTCAACGATCAAGTTGAGCGCGCCGTGCAGGAATTAGCGACGATCGTTTTTCCGGTGGATACCCCGGTGCCCACCTCGGTTTAA
- a CDS encoding M16 family metallopeptidase, translating to MLRWIVARIRVLLAVLVSWLMLAAPALALPVPPAPTAEMLAPAVPVSPAKSIQPYLDRVMDNVTEFTLDNELKFVVLERHQAPVVSFMTYADVGGSDEPPGYTGIAHYLEHLAFKGTDRIGTTDAAAEQRLLEKLDVIAAEIQQVSNSTDPAKSEKLKDLQDQFKQTEVAAQQFVEQNKYGQIVQQSGGTGLNANTSSDATRYFYSFPSNKLELWMSLESERFLKPVFREFYKEKQVILEERRMRTENSPIGQLIEVFLAKAFTTHPYQQPVIGSRADLERTLRPDVQKFFETYYVPNNLTIAIVGDVDPVQVKQLAQTYFGRFPKRPAPPAVTVVEPPQTETKEFTLRLNSQPWYVEAYHRPAVNHPDSVVYDALSSILSDGRTSRFYQKLVQEQKVSLNAQSFNGFPGDKYPNLIMFYALTAPGRSVDEVQTAFHAEIDRLIKTPVSTEELDRVKTQAREGLLRSLDSNSGMAQALLEYENKTGSWRNLFKQIDEIAAITPADIQRVAKATFTPENRTIGRILPKA from the coding sequence ATGTTGCGTTGGATTGTGGCTCGAATTCGGGTTCTGTTGGCAGTATTAGTCAGTTGGTTGATGTTGGCAGCGCCAGCGCTGGCGTTGCCTGTGCCTCCGGCCCCAACGGCGGAGATGTTGGCGCCGGCGGTGCCAGTGTCGCCGGCGAAGTCAATTCAGCCCTATCTTGATCGGGTGATGGATAACGTCACCGAATTCACCCTGGATAATGAACTGAAGTTTGTGGTCTTAGAACGCCACCAAGCGCCAGTGGTGTCATTTATGACCTATGCCGATGTCGGGGGCTCGGATGAGCCGCCGGGCTATACCGGCATTGCCCACTATTTAGAGCATTTGGCCTTTAAGGGGACCGATCGCATTGGCACCACTGATGCGGCGGCGGAACAGCGGTTGTTAGAAAAACTGGATGTGATCGCGGCGGAAATCCAGCAGGTGTCAAACTCGACTGATCCCGCAAAGTCGGAAAAACTGAAGGACTTACAAGACCAATTCAAGCAAACCGAAGTGGCGGCGCAGCAGTTTGTCGAACAGAATAAATACGGCCAGATTGTGCAGCAATCCGGGGGGACGGGTTTAAATGCCAATACCTCATCTGATGCCACCCGCTATTTCTACAGTTTCCCGTCGAATAAGCTGGAGCTGTGGATGTCGTTGGAATCAGAACGGTTTCTGAAGCCGGTGTTCCGCGAGTTCTATAAAGAGAAACAGGTGATCCTCGAGGAGCGTCGGATGCGCACCGAGAACTCGCCGATCGGTCAACTGATCGAAGTCTTTTTAGCTAAAGCCTTCACGACTCATCCTTACCAACAACCCGTGATTGGTTCGCGCGCGGATTTGGAGCGGACGCTGCGCCCGGATGTGCAGAAGTTTTTTGAGACTTACTATGTGCCGAATAATCTGACGATCGCCATTGTTGGAGACGTTGATCCAGTTCAGGTGAAGCAACTGGCCCAGACTTACTTTGGCCGGTTCCCGAAGCGACCGGCTCCCCCCGCGGTGACGGTGGTCGAACCGCCGCAAACTGAGACCAAAGAATTTACCCTGCGGCTCAACAGTCAGCCCTGGTACGTCGAAGCCTACCATCGCCCGGCCGTGAATCACCCGGATAGCGTGGTGTACGATGCGCTATCGAGCATCCTGAGTGATGGCCGGACTTCCCGTTTCTATCAAAAGCTCGTCCAGGAGCAAAAGGTGTCGCTGAATGCCCAAAGTTTCAACGGCTTTCCGGGTGATAAATATCCTAACTTGATCATGTTTTATGCCCTGACCGCGCCGGGGCGCAGCGTCGATGAAGTGCAAACCGCCTTTCATGCCGAGATCGATCGCTTGATCAAAACGCCGGTTTCGACGGAAGAACTCGATCGGGTGAAAACCCAAGCGCGGGAGGGACTGCTACGATCGCTCGATTCCAACTCGGGGATGGCCCAAGCCTTGCTGGAGTACGAAAATAAGACCGGGAGTTGGCGGAATTTGTTTAAGCAAATTGATGAGATTGCGGCGATTACCCCAGCGGATATTCAGCGCGTAGCCAAGGCGACGTTTACGCCCGAAAATCGGACGATTGGCCGAATCTTGCCCAAAGCCTGA
- a CDS encoding M16 family metallopeptidase — MDKNQEKRIAQIITVTVTLLLIPALLLLMSVWPAHADVGQPKHYTELKFPPLPEIQVPKYDRFTLKNGIVVYLMEDKELPLVSGTAMIRTGERFEAADQTGLADVMATVMRSGGTKAHPSEQLNQILEQKAASIEAGMSVNAGSAGFSALSEDLPQVLDLFAEVLQQPAFPEDKLNLAKVQIQGGIARRNDSASDIMRREFRKLIYGETSPYGRTVEYATLDKINRQDLVDFYQTWYRPENLILGIVGDFDAPALKAQLAERFGSWQADTPKPRQPRLPLVRQRRQDGVYLVNQPQLNQSSIRLGHLGGFVGDYDYPTLAVMNEVLSSFGGRLFNEIRSRQGLAYSVYAAWSPQFDYQGVFLAGGDTRSAATVPFVKSLKKEIERIRQELISETELKAAKDAVLNSFIFNFQKPAQTLSRLMRYEYFGYPPDFIFTYQKGIENATIADVQRVAQKYLAPDKIVTIVVGNEAAIKPSLSELGKVREIDVTIPKPTDS, encoded by the coding sequence ATGGATAAAAATCAAGAAAAGCGGATTGCGCAAATTATTACGGTGACAGTGACGCTGCTGTTGATCCCGGCGCTGTTATTGCTGATGTCGGTATGGCCAGCCCATGCGGATGTGGGCCAGCCTAAGCACTATACGGAGTTGAAATTCCCACCGCTGCCGGAAATCCAGGTGCCAAAGTACGATCGCTTCACCCTGAAAAACGGCATTGTGGTCTACCTGATGGAAGACAAGGAATTACCACTGGTCAGTGGTACCGCCATGATTCGCACCGGGGAGCGGTTTGAAGCTGCTGATCAAACGGGTCTCGCGGATGTGATGGCGACAGTCATGCGATCGGGCGGCACCAAGGCGCATCCTAGTGAACAACTAAACCAAATCCTGGAGCAAAAAGCGGCTTCGATCGAAGCGGGGATGAGCGTCAATGCTGGGAGTGCTGGCTTTAGTGCGTTGAGTGAGGATTTGCCGCAGGTCTTGGATTTGTTCGCGGAAGTGTTGCAACAGCCAGCTTTCCCGGAGGATAAGCTCAACCTCGCGAAGGTGCAGATTCAGGGTGGGATTGCCCGCCGCAATGACAGTGCCAGTGACATCATGCGCCGTGAGTTTCGTAAATTGATTTATGGGGAAACGAGTCCCTATGGTCGCACGGTGGAATACGCCACATTAGACAAAATCAACCGTCAAGATTTGGTGGACTTTTACCAAACTTGGTACCGGCCGGAAAACCTGATTTTAGGGATTGTCGGTGACTTTGATGCCCCAGCGCTCAAAGCCCAGCTGGCGGAGCGGTTTGGCAGTTGGCAGGCGGATACCCCCAAACCGCGTCAGCCGCGTTTACCCCTTGTGCGTCAACGTCGCCAAGATGGGGTCTACTTGGTGAATCAACCCCAACTCAACCAAAGTTCAATTCGGTTGGGACATTTGGGCGGATTTGTGGGGGACTATGACTACCCCACGTTGGCGGTGATGAATGAAGTACTCAGTAGCTTTGGGGGACGGTTGTTTAACGAAATCCGATCGCGCCAGGGTTTAGCCTACTCGGTTTATGCCGCTTGGAGTCCCCAGTTCGACTATCAGGGCGTCTTTCTGGCGGGTGGGGATACGCGATCGGCCGCGACAGTGCCCTTCGTCAAGTCGTTGAAAAAAGAGATCGAACGGATTCGCCAGGAGCTAATTTCTGAGACCGAACTCAAAGCGGCCAAAGATGCCGTCTTGAACTCCTTTATCTTCAACTTCCAAAAGCCAGCCCAGACGCTTTCCCGGCTGATGCGCTACGAATATTTTGGTTATCCACCGGATTTCATCTTCACCTATCAAAAGGGCATTGAAAATGCGACGATCGCCGACGTCCAGCGCGTCGCGCAGAAATATCTGGCACCCGACAAAATCGTGACGATCGTCGTCGGCAACGAAGCCGCCATCAAACCCAGCCTCAGCGAATTAGGCAAAGTCCGCGAAATCGACGTCACTATCCCCAAACCCACCGATTCGTGA
- a CDS encoding O-acetyl-ADP-ribose deacetylase — protein sequence MQGKIGILQGDITQLPVDAIVNAAKPSLLGGGGVDGAIHRAAGPELLTACRALNGCKTGQAKITSGYHLPAQYVIHTVGPIWRGGDAGEAELLRSCYRESLRLAVENGIKLIAFPAISCGVYSYPIDAAAPIALSTVAEFLQTDGDSIDGVSFVCFGDETYNAYVEAFGMI from the coding sequence ATGCAAGGCAAAATCGGCATCCTGCAAGGTGACATCACCCAACTCCCCGTTGACGCGATCGTCAATGCCGCCAAGCCATCACTACTCGGGGGTGGCGGCGTGGATGGGGCGATCCATCGCGCCGCCGGGCCAGAACTATTAACCGCTTGCCGTGCGCTCAACGGTTGCAAAACGGGTCAAGCCAAAATCACCTCCGGTTATCACCTGCCAGCACAATACGTGATCCATACAGTGGGCCCGATCTGGCGGGGTGGCGATGCCGGTGAAGCAGAACTGCTGCGATCTTGCTATCGCGAAAGTCTACGATTGGCCGTGGAAAATGGCATCAAGCTGATCGCATTCCCCGCGATTAGCTGCGGTGTCTATAGTTACCCGATCGATGCAGCGGCCCCAATTGCCCTATCGACCGTGGCGGAGTTTTTACAAACTGATGGTGACTCGATCGATGGCGTTAGTTTTGTCTGTTTTGGTGATGAAACCTACAACGCCTATGTCGAGGCATTTGGCATGATTTAA
- the moaA gene encoding GTP 3',8-cyclase MoaA codes for MNRIDYLRISLVDRCNFRCTYCMPEGMPIDYLPPPNLLTHDELLGLLQEVFIPLGFTRFRLTGGEPLVRPDVVPIVKAIAALPQTEDVSMTTNAFLLANVAQDLYDAGLNRINISLDSLDPEIFDQIIGNRGRSRWQQVWSGIQTAYDVGFNPLKLNVVVIPGVNDHEVLDLAALSIERHWHVRFIEFMPIGNSDLFGDRGWIDSETIRQQIRQRWGLGEGEVQGAGPADVFQIPGAKGTVGFISQMSECFCDRCNRMRLSADGWLRPCLLNETGQIDLRSQLRSGVPLIDLRQQVGDLLAAKPEINYKMRESGTTGMYARTMSQIGG; via the coding sequence ATGAATCGAATTGATTATTTGCGGATTAGTCTGGTCGATCGTTGTAATTTTCGCTGTACTTACTGCATGCCCGAGGGGATGCCGATTGATTATCTGCCGCCACCAAATCTGTTAACCCACGACGAATTGCTGGGGTTACTGCAAGAAGTCTTTATCCCGTTGGGGTTTACCCGCTTTCGATTGACTGGGGGGGAGCCATTGGTGCGTCCGGACGTGGTGCCGATTGTGAAGGCGATCGCTGCCTTGCCCCAAACCGAAGATGTGTCGATGACGACCAATGCCTTTTTGCTGGCGAATGTTGCCCAGGATTTATATGACGCCGGTCTCAATCGGATCAATATCAGCCTTGATTCCTTAGACCCAGAAATTTTCGATCAAATCATTGGCAATCGGGGTCGATCGCGCTGGCAGCAGGTTTGGTCTGGGATTCAGACGGCCTACGACGTGGGTTTTAATCCCCTGAAACTGAACGTGGTGGTAATTCCTGGCGTGAATGATCACGAAGTTCTGGATTTGGCGGCATTGAGTATTGAGCGCCATTGGCATGTGCGGTTTATTGAGTTTATGCCGATCGGCAATAGTGATTTATTTGGCGATCGCGGTTGGATCGATTCAGAAACTATTCGCCAACAAATTCGCCAGCGTTGGGGTTTGGGCGAAGGTGAAGTTCAGGGCGCGGGTCCCGCCGATGTGTTTCAGATTCCGGGAGCCAAGGGAACCGTGGGATTTATTAGTCAGATGTCGGAGTGTTTTTGCGATCGGTGTAACCGGATGCGACTGTCGGCGGATGGTTGGTTGCGCCCTTGCCTGTTGAACGAAACGGGGCAGATTGATTTGCGATCGCAACTGCGATCGGGCGTGCCGTTAATTGATCTGCGCCAGCAAGTCGGTGACTTATTAGCGGCCAAACCGGAGATTAATTACAAAATGCGCGAGTCGGGCACAACCGGGATGTATGCCCGCACTATGTCCCAAATTGGAGGTTGA
- a CDS encoding pentapeptide repeat-containing protein → MKNRPHLRLLRQGNQRWDAWRSSQTLKQVDLTEISIRGERFHGMDLRWVKLNRAYLDYADLRWADFRFAELVDASLIGTNLSEANLSEANLIGSELREAKFLGADLTGVNLVGTQLWRTQLQHTDLASAQLHRACLVESSLMDANLADADLTSAVLNQVEANGTHAYRANFSQARLIRSHFVNAYLFAANFGGADLAGSDFGWANLTKANFAGANLRGVNLRGAKVADVNFMGADLRGACLRDVELSEAQLQAVGWMDSPEELARRRFC, encoded by the coding sequence ATGAAGAATCGTCCCCATCTGCGGTTACTCCGTCAGGGCAATCAGCGCTGGGATGCTTGGCGATCGTCACAAACGCTGAAGCAAGTCGATCTGACGGAAATTAGTATTCGGGGTGAACGGTTTCACGGGATGGATCTGCGTTGGGTCAAGCTGAATCGGGCTTATTTAGACTATGCGGATCTGCGGTGGGCGGATTTTCGGTTTGCGGAGCTGGTGGATGCCAGTTTAATCGGCACAAATCTGTCGGAGGCCAATTTGTCAGAAGCCAATCTGATTGGCTCGGAACTGCGGGAAGCGAAGTTTTTGGGTGCGGATCTAACGGGGGTGAATCTCGTCGGGACGCAGCTGTGGCGGACTCAGCTACAACATACTGACTTAGCTTCGGCTCAACTCCACCGGGCTTGTTTGGTGGAATCGAGTCTGATGGATGCGAACTTGGCGGATGCCGATTTGACCAGTGCTGTGTTGAATCAAGTAGAAGCAAATGGGACGCATGCCTATCGCGCTAACTTTAGTCAGGCCCGGCTGATTCGATCGCACTTTGTGAATGCGTATTTGTTTGCGGCGAATTTTGGTGGGGCCGATTTAGCTGGTTCCGATTTTGGTTGGGCAAACTTAACCAAAGCCAATTTTGCGGGTGCGAACCTACGCGGCGTGAACTTGCGCGGTGCGAAGGTCGCCGATGTGAATTTTATGGGTGCTGATTTGCGCGGGGCCTGCTTGCGGGATGTTGAGCTGAGTGAGGCGCAGCTACAAGCGGTGGGCTGGATGGATTCACCCGAGGAACTTGCCCGTCGGCGTTTCTGTTAA
- a CDS encoding response regulator transcription factor, with protein sequence MQILIIEDEAEIAQLIQLYLEKEGFACRTCRDGITALQVFQEQQPDLIILDLMIPGLDGLEVCARIRQKPGAKDPYIMMLTAKGEEIDRIIGLSTGADDYMVKPFSPKELVARVRALLRRSMRQGGQSETYQTASFTIDVDQRSAQRHLTPDQPENLDLTTLEFDLLSTFLSYPGRVWNRSQLIDKLWGSDFFGDERVVDTHIARLRKKIEPDPSNPTFVKTVIGVGYKFEDAT encoded by the coding sequence ATGCAGATTTTAATTATTGAGGATGAGGCGGAAATCGCCCAATTGATCCAGCTTTATCTTGAAAAAGAAGGGTTTGCCTGTCGGACTTGCCGTGACGGGATTACCGCGTTACAAGTTTTCCAAGAGCAACAGCCGGATCTAATTATTCTTGATCTGATGATTCCCGGTTTAGATGGGCTGGAAGTTTGTGCCCGGATTCGCCAAAAGCCAGGGGCGAAAGATCCCTACATCATGATGTTGACGGCGAAAGGGGAGGAGATCGATCGAATTATTGGCCTTTCCACCGGAGCCGATGACTATATGGTCAAACCCTTTAGTCCAAAGGAATTAGTGGCACGGGTCCGGGCGTTGCTGCGTCGCTCGATGCGGCAAGGGGGGCAAAGTGAGACCTATCAAACGGCGAGTTTTACGATCGATGTTGATCAGCGATCGGCCCAACGGCATCTGACTCCCGATCAGCCAGAGAATCTTGATCTGACGACGTTGGAATTTGATTTGCTGTCAACCTTTTTGAGCTATCCGGGTCGGGTCTGGAATCGATCGCAGCTGATTGACAAACTTTGGGGCAGCGATTTCTTTGGGGATGAGCGCGTTGTTGATACGCACATTGCCCGCCTGCGCAAAAAAATTGAACCGGACCCATCGAATCCGACGTTTGTCAAAACCGTGATTGGTGTGGGTTATAAATTTGAGGATGCGACTTAG
- a CDS encoding MarR family winged helix-turn-helix transcriptional regulator: MLSPRDLPQHDALKAMAQRYPELDVAAVDTCLTLLKTAHDIHAIIDANFAKYDLSAGKFTVLMLLYQADRALIPEEFLTPSECATMAGVTRGTITGLLDGLERQNWLQRQHHPDDKRRQIITLTVNGRQRLEAMLPEHFRLVSAVSQPLTSDEMLTLKDLLFKLHRHRPVIDRPHD, from the coding sequence GTGTTATCGCCTCGCGACCTGCCCCAACATGATGCCCTCAAGGCCATGGCCCAGCGTTATCCAGAACTTGATGTCGCCGCCGTCGATACCTGCCTCACATTGCTCAAAACGGCCCATGACATCCACGCGATCATTGATGCCAACTTTGCCAAGTATGATTTATCAGCGGGCAAATTTACCGTGTTAATGCTGCTTTACCAAGCCGATCGCGCCTTAATTCCCGAAGAATTTCTCACCCCTTCCGAATGTGCCACGATGGCCGGCGTCACCCGGGGCACCATTACCGGACTGCTCGATGGCTTAGAGCGGCAAAATTGGCTGCAACGGCAGCACCATCCCGATGACAAACGACGTCAGATTATCACGCTGACCGTAAACGGTCGGCAACGGCTCGAAGCCATGCTCCCAGAGCATTTCAGGCTTGTTTCTGCCGTCAGCCAACCACTGACCAGTGACGAGATGTTGACCCTGAAAGATTTGCTCTTCAAGCTGCACCGTCACAGGCCCGTCATCGATCGACCGCACGATTGA
- a CDS encoding sensor histidine kinase has product MRQIDLKTRLFLSHMIVMTVGIATLLAVGKFYSPRFFVEHLQQLEIDGINLVFVKKRLVNGFESAWSRGAFWSMIVGGSMAGMLSYLVSKRIMQPLIQMQKITRKFASGNLAERMPANEIPELNRLADSFNRMAFALEDVEQRRRELVSDLTHELRTPLTVVEGYLEGLADGTIEPEPEIYGNLVRETSRLKRLVNDLQELSKAEAGYLPIQAKPLAVRPLMDELVQRFSDQLLDSPTRIKLDCPENLPRVMADAERVEQVLVNLIGNALRYTPSGDVSLQAWVGEQKQFLWIGVKDTGQGIAPEELPHVFERFWRSDRSRDRNSGGTGIGLAISRRLVELQKGVIRVESQLGQGSFFQFSLPIAKKSLGLSATKVLAPGSVNVEDQMV; this is encoded by the coding sequence ATGCGACAGATTGACCTCAAAACCCGGCTCTTCCTCTCTCACATGATCGTCATGACGGTGGGGATTGCGACGCTCTTAGCCGTCGGGAAATTTTATTCGCCGCGCTTTTTTGTCGAGCATTTGCAGCAGTTAGAAATCGATGGCATCAATTTGGTGTTTGTCAAAAAACGGTTGGTCAATGGGTTTGAGTCGGCCTGGAGTCGTGGGGCGTTCTGGTCGATGATTGTCGGCGGTTCGATGGCAGGGATGCTGAGTTATCTGGTGTCCAAACGGATCATGCAGCCGTTGATTCAGATGCAAAAGATTACCCGTAAATTCGCCTCGGGCAATCTGGCAGAACGGATGCCGGCGAATGAAATCCCCGAATTAAATCGCCTTGCGGATAGTTTTAACCGGATGGCATTTGCGTTAGAAGATGTCGAGCAGCGACGCCGCGAATTAGTTAGTGACCTCACCCATGAACTCCGAACGCCCCTGACCGTGGTGGAGGGATATTTAGAAGGGCTGGCCGATGGCACGATCGAGCCAGAACCAGAAATTTACGGTAACTTGGTGCGGGAAACCAGCCGCTTAAAGCGCTTGGTAAATGACTTGCAGGAACTGTCCAAGGCGGAAGCGGGCTATCTGCCAATTCAGGCAAAACCATTGGCGGTGCGACCGTTGATGGATGAGCTCGTGCAGCGGTTTAGTGATCAGTTATTAGATAGCCCCACCCGGATCAAGCTCGATTGTCCCGAAAATTTGCCCCGGGTGATGGCCGATGCCGAACGGGTAGAGCAAGTCTTAGTGAACTTGATTGGCAATGCGCTGCGCTATACACCGTCTGGAGATGTATCTTTGCAAGCCTGGGTTGGCGAACAAAAGCAATTTCTCTGGATTGGGGTGAAAGATACCGGTCAAGGGATTGCCCCAGAAGAGTTGCCCCATGTGTTTGAGCGATTTTGGCGATCGGATCGCTCCCGTGATCGCAACTCGGGGGGGACGGGAATTGGCTTGGCCATTTCGCGTCGCTTAGTTGAGTTGCAGAAAGGCGTGATTCGGGTTGAGAGTCAGTTAGGGCAGGGCAGTTTCTTCCAGTTTTCGTTGCCGATCGCCAAGAAAAGTCTTGGCTTGAGTGCGACGAAAGTGCTGGCCCCTGGTTCTGTCAATGTTGAAGATCAGATGGTGTAG